A genomic segment from bacterium encodes:
- the meaB gene encoding methylmalonyl Co-A mutase-associated GTPase MeaB, whose product MPLDPRVTRAADESGVPAIDFSNRRLLSRLVTKIENDPAAAAAIVQRIWPRTGRAHRLGITGPPGVGKSTLVDHLIVMARAEGGTAAVVAVDPSSPFSRGAILGDRVRMLRHSGDPGVFIRSMAARDHLGGLAAATRDVAYLLDAFDFDIVLLETVGVGQSELDIMRVADTVVVVTAPGLGDSIQMLKAGILEIADLLVVNKSDRPGAKETVIQLREMHRLAPASSPWEVPILQTAASDGHGIDELWQAARRHLDHLRASGELEARRARRAEREVLDLVEQALAVHLRSKLDEHTGLGEILEGAKTRAVDPHSAANAILGRLLNHP is encoded by the coding sequence GTGCCGCTAGATCCGCGGGTGACTCGTGCGGCCGACGAGTCGGGGGTTCCCGCGATCGATTTCAGCAATCGCCGCCTGTTGAGCCGGCTCGTGACCAAGATCGAGAATGACCCCGCGGCCGCCGCGGCGATTGTTCAGCGCATCTGGCCGCGGACCGGCCGGGCGCACCGGCTCGGCATCACCGGACCGCCCGGGGTGGGCAAAAGCACACTGGTGGACCACCTGATCGTGATGGCCCGGGCCGAAGGCGGCACGGCGGCCGTCGTGGCGGTGGACCCATCCAGCCCCTTCAGCCGGGGGGCGATCCTGGGCGACCGAGTTCGCATGCTTCGACACAGCGGGGACCCCGGCGTGTTCATTCGGAGCATGGCGGCGCGCGATCACCTGGGCGGCCTGGCGGCAGCTACGCGCGATGTCGCCTACCTCCTCGATGCGTTTGACTTTGACATCGTGCTCCTCGAGACCGTCGGGGTCGGGCAAAGCGAGCTCGACATCATGCGCGTGGCCGATACCGTCGTGGTCGTGACCGCACCCGGCCTGGGCGACTCGATTCAAATGCTCAAGGCCGGCATTCTGGAGATCGCCGACCTGCTGGTGGTCAACAAGTCCGATCGCCCGGGCGCCAAGGAGACCGTGATCCAGCTGCGCGAGATGCACCGGCTGGCCCCCGCGTCGTCGCCGTGGGAGGTGCCGATTCTGCAGACGGCGGCGAGCGATGGTCATGGGATTGACGAACTCTGGCAGGCCGCCCGCAGGCACCTGGACCACCTCCGCGCCTCCGGTGAGCTGGAGGCACGCCGGGCCAGGCGTGCTGAGCGCGAGGTCCTGGACCTTGTCGAGCAGGCTTTGGCCGTGCATCTGCGGTCCAAACTCGATGAACACACGGGACTCGGCGAGATCCTCGAGGGGGCCAAGACCCGTGCGGTCGATCCCCACTCGGCCGCGAACGCGATCCTCGGCCGGCTGCTGAATCACCCGTAG
- the rpe gene encoding ribulose-phosphate 3-epimerase codes for MQIAPSILAADFGRLAEEVTAAERAGAERIHIDVMDGRFVTEITIGPLVTRAIRRSTSLPLDVHLMIVEPERHLEAFAAAGATSVAVHVEACPHLYHVIQQIRSLRLGPSVAINPATPPEAIEWVLPFVEGVLVMTVEPGAGGQPFIPEMVAKIEALAALRRARGLRFAIAADGGIGPATASAVAAAGASVLVAGTAVFGASVGIGPAIARLRDSVRSPGRRR; via the coding sequence ATCCAGATCGCGCCGTCCATCCTCGCCGCCGACTTCGGCAGGCTCGCGGAGGAGGTGACAGCGGCCGAGCGGGCGGGGGCTGAACGCATCCACATCGACGTGATGGACGGCCGGTTCGTCACGGAGATCACGATCGGCCCGCTCGTGACGCGCGCGATTCGACGGTCGACGTCCCTCCCTCTGGATGTCCACCTGATGATCGTCGAGCCGGAGCGCCACCTCGAGGCATTCGCCGCCGCCGGCGCGACGTCGGTCGCGGTCCACGTGGAGGCATGCCCGCATCTCTACCATGTGATCCAGCAGATCCGATCGCTCCGGCTCGGACCATCGGTGGCCATCAACCCCGCCACACCGCCGGAGGCGATCGAGTGGGTCCTCCCTTTTGTCGAGGGCGTGCTCGTAATGACCGTCGAGCCGGGCGCCGGCGGGCAGCCGTTCATTCCCGAGATGGTGGCGAAGATCGAGGCGTTGGCCGCGTTGCGGAGGGCGCGCGGCCTCCGGTTCGCGATCGCGGCGGACGGGGGGATCGGGCCTGCCACCGCCTCCGCGGTGGCCGCAGCCGGCGCGTCCGTCCTGGTCGCCGGTACCGCTGTGTTCGGGGCGTCCGTTGGGATCGGTCCGGCGATCGCCCGGCTCCGGGACTCGGTTCGATCGCCCGGGCGACGGCGGTGA
- a CDS encoding PASTA domain-containing protein yields MIGRVLDGKYEVVGPLGEGGMAMVYRGRRLADDRQVAIKVLREQYAHDTAFVARFEREAQAVARLSHPHMVQVFDYGRDADVHFIVMEFVEGEDLKTLLRRADGVLPEERAKEIGAQVCEALAYAHAQGIVHRDIKPQNILLTRSGQVKVTDFGIARALASAAITETGTVLGSVQYLSPEQARGLGVGQSSDLYSLGVVLFEVVAGHLPFDGDSPITIALKHIHEPPPIPHRDGQAVSLEMEHIILKALAKDPLDRYQSAEQMRGDLTGETTHWREAPPPGVDDTAVVRGVVDTGRRGREQGTPWILGPVIAVVVGFLVLGFAGMFGWQALSAYMNVPEVPVPDFVGKSLADAQSRARHDHLNVQVVQQNYSRTVPSGFVLGQDQPAGKSVKVDRVIGLTTSLGPEMVRVPDVRRRTLLDARFMIEQARLVVGEVREAYDSGVGPGVILSQDPAPGASLERGTAVYLRVSKGPESLILPDLVGRPLDDARRMLDELGVTLRRVTQVSRAGVPPGQVVEMSPPAGTQIRHGDAVTVSIEAPLGGGGTPPPQPIVTGTPPAPVTPSDPNRKRARITLVVPSGASKQTVKIVVIDSRGVHTLYEKAHAPGETVNAQVTGSGYTIVQVYLDNRLIQEVRP; encoded by the coding sequence ATGATCGGCCGGGTGCTCGACGGCAAGTACGAGGTCGTGGGTCCCCTGGGCGAAGGCGGGATGGCGATGGTCTATCGCGGGCGGCGGCTCGCGGACGATCGTCAGGTGGCGATCAAGGTGTTGCGCGAGCAGTACGCTCATGACACCGCGTTCGTCGCCCGGTTCGAGCGCGAAGCCCAGGCGGTCGCCAGATTGTCCCATCCCCACATGGTCCAGGTATTCGATTATGGTCGGGACGCGGACGTCCACTTCATCGTGATGGAGTTTGTCGAGGGCGAGGATCTCAAGACCCTGCTGCGCCGGGCCGACGGGGTGCTGCCCGAGGAACGCGCCAAAGAGATCGGCGCCCAGGTCTGCGAAGCTCTTGCCTATGCCCACGCCCAAGGCATCGTGCATCGAGATATCAAACCACAGAACATCCTGCTCACTCGAAGCGGACAGGTGAAGGTCACCGATTTTGGCATCGCGCGGGCCTTGGCATCTGCTGCGATCACGGAAACCGGAACCGTCCTGGGGTCGGTCCAGTACCTTTCCCCGGAACAGGCCCGCGGGCTCGGCGTGGGGCAGAGCTCCGACCTGTACTCGCTCGGCGTCGTGCTGTTCGAGGTCGTGGCGGGACATCTGCCCTTCGACGGCGACAGCCCGATCACGATCGCGCTGAAGCACATCCACGAGCCTCCGCCGATCCCTCATCGGGACGGCCAGGCGGTGAGCCTCGAGATGGAACACATCATTCTCAAGGCGTTGGCCAAGGATCCCCTCGACCGGTACCAATCGGCCGAGCAGATGCGCGGGGATCTCACCGGGGAGACCACCCACTGGCGAGAAGCGCCGCCCCCCGGTGTCGACGACACCGCAGTCGTCCGCGGTGTCGTCGACACCGGTCGACGTGGGCGCGAGCAGGGGACACCCTGGATCCTCGGGCCGGTGATCGCGGTGGTGGTGGGGTTCCTCGTGCTCGGGTTCGCAGGTATGTTCGGCTGGCAGGCGCTCAGCGCATACATGAACGTGCCCGAGGTGCCGGTGCCCGACTTTGTCGGGAAAAGCCTCGCCGACGCACAGAGCCGTGCCAGACACGATCACTTGAACGTGCAGGTGGTCCAGCAGAACTACAGCCGGACCGTGCCGTCGGGATTCGTCCTGGGACAGGACCAGCCCGCCGGCAAGAGCGTCAAGGTCGACCGCGTCATCGGGCTGACCACGAGCCTGGGACCCGAGATGGTGAGGGTTCCGGACGTTCGCCGCCGGACGCTCCTGGATGCGCGATTCATGATCGAACAGGCCCGGCTTGTCGTGGGAGAGGTCCGTGAGGCGTATGACTCCGGCGTGGGGCCTGGGGTGATCCTCAGCCAGGATCCGGCCCCGGGAGCCTCCCTCGAGCGCGGCACCGCGGTCTACCTCCGCGTGAGCAAGGGGCCGGAGAGCCTCATCTTGCCTGACTTGGTCGGGCGGCCGCTCGACGATGCACGCCGGATGCTCGACGAACTCGGCGTGACCCTCCGGCGGGTCACCCAAGTGTCCAGGGCCGGCGTCCCCCCGGGGCAGGTCGTGGAGATGTCGCCTCCGGCGGGGACCCAGATCCGTCACGGCGATGCGGTGACTGTCTCGATCGAGGCCCCTCTCGGAGGCGGGGGCACGCCTCCGCCCCAGCCGATCGTGACGGGAACGCCGCCCGCTCCGGTCACGCCCTCGGATCCCAACAGGAAGCGGGCGCGCATCACCCTCGTCGTGCCCTCGGGTGCCTCGAAGCAGACCGTGAAGATCGTGGTGATCGATTCGCGGGGGGTGCACACCTTGTACGAGAAGGCGCACGCGCCCGGGGAGACCGTCAACGCCCAAGTCACCGGTTCGGGATACACCATCGTCCAGGTCTACCTCGACAACCGGTTGATCCAGGAGGTCCGGCCCTGA
- a CDS encoding methylmalonyl-CoA mutase family protein, with protein sequence MPTPKDDWAATDLGPSLTRLPERRERFETLSGLPVERIYGPDDIAGLDYVADLGFPGRYPFTRGPYPTMYRSRPWTMRQIAGFGTARDTNARLKYLIAQGQTGISIDFDMPTLMGYDSDDPRARGEVGREGVAVDTVDDLDEILEGIDIGATSVSMTINPTAWILFAMYVAVAERRGVSRDKLSGTVQADILKEYIAQKEWLYPIPAGMRIVRDLIIYSVQHLPHYNPINISGYHIREAGATAIQEAAFTLANGIAYLQDVCGKGLAVDEFAPRLAFYFIAERDFFEEVAKFRAARRVWARIVRERFGARKPESMRLRFHCQTAGSSLTAKEPLNNIARTTLQALSAVLGGAQSLHTNGMDEALAIPSELAMQVALRTQQILLEETGAANTIDPLAGSYCVEALTNEIEERIWAYIKRIDELGGAVAAAQQNFFQAELAESAYRYQRRKERGDLAVVGVNTHVDREATSIPFVLHEVAPDVEERQKQRLARIRRERDAKQVERCLAALTAAARSDQNLIPPTIDAVKAYVTAGEIVTALRGVFGRYVEQPVF encoded by the coding sequence GTGCCCACCCCCAAGGACGACTGGGCTGCCACTGATCTGGGCCCCTCGCTCACGCGGCTGCCGGAGCGCCGCGAGCGCTTCGAAACCCTCTCGGGGCTCCCGGTCGAGCGGATCTACGGCCCTGACGATATCGCCGGCCTCGATTACGTCGCGGACCTCGGGTTCCCCGGCCGCTACCCGTTCACCCGCGGACCTTACCCGACGATGTACCGATCCCGACCGTGGACGATGCGACAGATCGCCGGGTTCGGAACCGCCCGCGACACCAACGCCCGGCTCAAGTATCTCATCGCGCAGGGCCAGACCGGCATTTCTATCGACTTCGATATGCCAACCCTGATGGGCTATGACTCCGACGATCCTCGCGCGCGCGGGGAGGTAGGCCGGGAAGGCGTCGCGGTCGACACCGTCGACGACCTCGATGAGATCCTCGAGGGGATCGATATCGGCGCGACCAGCGTGTCCATGACCATCAATCCCACGGCCTGGATTCTCTTCGCGATGTACGTCGCGGTCGCCGAACGGCGCGGCGTGTCCCGGGACAAGCTCTCGGGCACGGTGCAGGCCGACATCTTGAAAGAGTACATCGCGCAAAAGGAATGGCTGTACCCTATCCCGGCCGGCATGCGCATCGTGCGGGACTTGATCATCTACAGCGTGCAGCACCTGCCCCACTACAACCCGATCAACATCAGCGGGTATCACATTCGCGAGGCCGGGGCCACCGCCATCCAGGAAGCCGCCTTTACGCTGGCCAATGGCATCGCCTACCTCCAGGACGTGTGCGGGAAGGGCCTGGCCGTCGATGAGTTTGCGCCCCGCCTGGCTTTCTACTTCATCGCGGAGCGCGACTTTTTCGAAGAGGTCGCGAAGTTCCGGGCGGCCCGGCGGGTCTGGGCCAGGATCGTGCGCGAGCGCTTCGGAGCGCGAAAACCGGAGTCGATGCGGCTTCGCTTCCACTGCCAGACGGCCGGCAGCAGCCTGACGGCGAAAGAGCCGCTGAATAACATTGCGCGCACAACGCTCCAGGCGCTCTCGGCGGTCTTGGGCGGCGCCCAGAGCCTGCACACCAACGGCATGGATGAGGCCCTCGCCATCCCTTCAGAACTCGCCATGCAGGTGGCGCTGCGCACGCAGCAGATTCTGCTCGAGGAAACGGGAGCGGCCAACACCATCGACCCGCTGGCCGGAAGCTACTGCGTCGAGGCGCTCACCAACGAGATCGAGGAAAGGATCTGGGCCTACATCAAGCGGATCGACGAACTCGGGGGGGCAGTCGCAGCGGCCCAACAGAATTTCTTTCAGGCCGAGCTGGCCGAGTCGGCCTACCGGTACCAGCGGCGCAAGGAACGCGGGGATCTCGCGGTGGTGGGCGTCAACACGCATGTGGACCGCGAGGCTACATCGATTCCGTTCGTGCTGCACGAGGTGGCCCCAGACGTAGAGGAGCGCCAGAAGCAGCGGCTCGCGCGGATCCGGCGGGAGCGGGATGCCAAACAGGTTGAACGATGCCTGGCGGCGCTGACCGCTGCCGCGCGCTCCGATCAGAACCTCATCCCGCCCACCATCGACGCGGTCAAAGCCTACGTCACGGCGGGGGAGATCGTCACCGCCCTCCGCGGGGTGTTTGGGAGGTACGTGGAGCAGCCGGTCTTCTGA
- a CDS encoding cobalamin B12-binding domain-containing protein: MTEARVRILMAKVGLDGHDRGVKVVARALRDAGFEVIYTGLHRTPEEVVEAAVQEDVDLIGVSILSGAHMTLVPPLLENLRANDAQDIKVLVGGVIPIPDRQKLRDLGAAAVFDQDTATDEIVDWIRRELRRPRPGASLGPG; this comes from the coding sequence ATGACCGAAGCACGCGTGCGGATCCTCATGGCCAAGGTAGGACTCGACGGGCACGACCGGGGTGTGAAGGTCGTGGCGCGGGCCCTCCGCGACGCGGGCTTCGAGGTCATCTACACCGGCCTCCACCGCACTCCGGAAGAAGTGGTCGAGGCGGCCGTGCAGGAGGATGTGGATCTGATCGGGGTGAGCATTCTCTCCGGCGCCCACATGACACTCGTCCCACCGCTCCTCGAGAACCTCAGGGCCAACGACGCCCAGGACATCAAGGTGCTGGTCGGAGGGGTGATCCCGATCCCGGATCGCCAAAAGCTCCGCGACCTGGGAGCAGCAGCGGTCTTTGACCAGGACACGGCGACGGACGAGATCGTGGACTGGATCCGCCGCGAGTTGCGCCGGCCGCGCCCGGGAGCCTCCCTTGGACCCGGCTGA
- a CDS encoding MBL fold metallo-hydrolase, producing the protein MSAVDLWDRGLPRHTSGYFIAAPRPAVVETGPARSVDVWLQAFADLGVAPRDLAYVIVTHIHLDHAGGAGALLRHLPAAQVVVHRHGARHLVDPSRLVAGARAVFGDNLEAYFGLPEPVPETRLLVPEGGGELDLGGGHRLRFFDAPGHARHQHMILDGGIGCLFSGDELGGRFVDVADDYVLPDAAPNQFDPEAMRRSARLMLQLAPEIVLLSHFGRYPHDCAALALRLQEQVEAFVALGGIDVAQVHARLTEHVRHDVAAQGLAWTPAIQEVLAEHLEVSAQGIADYHERHRRAG; encoded by the coding sequence GTGTCCGCGGTTGACCTGTGGGACCGGGGCCTCCCGCGACATACCTCCGGATACTTCATCGCCGCGCCGCGCCCCGCAGTGGTGGAGACCGGGCCCGCCCGCAGCGTCGACGTCTGGCTCCAGGCGTTCGCGGACCTCGGGGTCGCGCCCCGCGATCTCGCCTACGTCATCGTCACGCACATTCACCTCGACCACGCCGGCGGCGCCGGCGCGCTGCTGCGCCATCTCCCGGCCGCGCAGGTGGTCGTGCATCGCCACGGCGCCCGTCACCTCGTCGATCCCAGCCGACTGGTCGCAGGTGCGCGCGCGGTGTTCGGCGACAACTTGGAGGCGTACTTTGGGCTGCCGGAGCCGGTGCCGGAGACGCGCCTGCTGGTGCCCGAGGGCGGGGGCGAGTTGGACCTGGGCGGCGGGCACCGGTTGCGGTTCTTCGACGCACCCGGCCATGCGCGGCACCAGCACATGATCCTCGACGGTGGGATTGGGTGTCTTTTCTCCGGAGACGAACTCGGCGGGCGCTTCGTGGACGTCGCGGACGACTACGTGCTGCCGGATGCCGCGCCGAATCAGTTCGACCCCGAGGCGATGCGGCGGTCGGCTCGCCTGATGCTCCAGCTTGCGCCGGAGATCGTGCTCCTGTCACACTTCGGCCGCTATCCGCACGATTGCGCTGCGCTCGCCCTGCGTCTCCAAGAGCAGGTGGAAGCGTTCGTCGCGCTGGGTGGGATCGATGTCGCGCAGGTCCACGCACGCCTGACCGAGCACGTTCGGCATGACGTGGCGGCGCAGGGCTTGGCCTGGACCCCCGCCATCCAGGAGGTCCTGGCCGAGCATCTGGAAGTCTCAGCGCAGGGTATCGCGGACTATCACGAGCGGCACCGGCGAGCCGGGTGA
- a CDS encoding phenylacetate--CoA ligase family protein, with the protein MDPADGWPPVYDERYLPDARQRHWCPRRETMAPAERDALILHRLRAVVRWAWERSAFYHEKWAAAGVHPDRLLRLEDLHRFPVVTKAELRREQAEHPPFGRYLCVERSDVARVHGTSGTTGKPTVFLIGRDDWRRIADTHARIMWGMGLRPEHTIFIASFFSLYIGSWGALAGGERLRATCFPFGAGLSGQTLMAVRWLLDTRPSAFYGTPSYALHLAEVAAGEHVDPRDFGFRIMFFSGEPGAGIPATKQKIQDTYGAACLDSGSMAEMTPWMTNAECEFRSGMHLWQDIVYCEVCDPRSFEPVPYGREGTPVYTHLERTSQPMIRLVSGDLTRWVNDPCECGRTYPRLPRGIYGRVDDMCIVRGANIYPSAIEDVLRSVEGLGGEFQMVISRDRAMDELVVRVEYSHDCARAAEGAPGVIDALRERVAARLRSVIGIRPIVRLEPPGTLPRTEFKARRVLDNRPLYEESVQDARLCR; encoded by the coding sequence TTGGACCCGGCTGACGGCTGGCCGCCTGTCTACGATGAACGCTATCTTCCTGACGCGCGGCAGCGGCACTGGTGTCCGCGGCGGGAGACCATGGCGCCCGCGGAGCGCGACGCCCTCATTCTGCATCGGCTGCGGGCGGTGGTCCGCTGGGCGTGGGAGCGGTCGGCATTCTACCATGAGAAGTGGGCCGCTGCCGGCGTCCATCCGGACCGGCTCCTCCGGCTGGAGGACCTGCATCGCTTCCCCGTCGTGACCAAGGCCGAGCTCCGCCGCGAACAGGCGGAGCACCCGCCGTTCGGCCGCTATCTGTGTGTGGAGCGTTCAGACGTCGCCCGCGTCCACGGCACGTCGGGCACTACGGGCAAGCCGACCGTGTTCCTGATCGGGAGAGACGACTGGCGGCGCATCGCCGACACGCATGCCCGGATCATGTGGGGCATGGGCCTCAGGCCCGAACACACCATCTTTATCGCCTCGTTTTTCAGCCTCTACATCGGGAGCTGGGGAGCCCTCGCCGGCGGCGAGCGGCTCCGCGCGACGTGCTTCCCGTTCGGGGCCGGCCTCTCAGGCCAGACGCTCATGGCGGTGCGCTGGCTCCTCGACACGCGACCAAGCGCCTTCTATGGGACACCGTCGTATGCGCTCCACCTTGCAGAGGTCGCGGCAGGAGAGCATGTCGATCCACGGGACTTCGGGTTCCGGATCATGTTCTTCTCCGGCGAGCCGGGGGCGGGCATCCCGGCGACCAAGCAGAAGATCCAGGACACATATGGCGCGGCCTGCCTCGACAGCGGCAGCATGGCCGAGATGACGCCCTGGATGACCAATGCGGAATGCGAGTTCCGTAGCGGCATGCATCTGTGGCAGGATATCGTGTACTGTGAAGTGTGCGACCCGCGCAGCTTCGAGCCCGTCCCGTACGGACGGGAAGGCACGCCCGTCTATACGCATCTCGAGCGGACGTCCCAACCCATGATCCGGCTGGTGTCGGGGGACCTCACTCGCTGGGTGAACGATCCCTGCGAGTGCGGGCGAACGTATCCGCGCCTGCCCCGTGGCATCTATGGGCGCGTCGACGACATGTGCATCGTGCGCGGCGCCAATATCTACCCCAGTGCGATTGAGGACGTGCTGCGTTCGGTCGAAGGCTTGGGAGGGGAGTTCCAGATGGTCATCAGCCGGGACCGGGCGATGGACGAACTCGTCGTGCGGGTCGAGTACAGTCACGACTGCGCCCGAGCGGCGGAGGGGGCCCCCGGCGTCATCGACGCCCTGCGTGAGCGCGTGGCCGCGCGCCTCCGGTCGGTGATCGGCATCCGGCCGATCGTCAGGCTGGAACCGCCCGGGACCCTGCCCCGGACCGAGTTCAAGGCCAGGCGGGTCCTGGACAATCGTCCGCTCTACGAGGAAAGCGTACAGGACGCGAGGCTGTGCCGCTAG
- a CDS encoding histone deacetylase, with the protein MSDPLAHLITHPEYRLHLTAPGHPERPERLTAIEALLRRTPLWDAVGHAEPAPVDEELLERVHTRSYIARVRETAASGGGYLDPDTPVAPPSYAVARRAAGGAALAVDIVADKEGAVTFALLRPPGHHAGAAEGRGFCLFNNAALAARHALDTRGARRVFILDWDVHHGNGTQEIFYRDPAVVFCSLHQEAWYPGTGALEEAGEGPGEGTTINIPLPAGVGDGGYLHVFEEVVLPLLRAVAPSLVVISAGFDAHHADPLGGMMLTAQGFGRLARLTREAAGNTPVAAVLEGGYDLKALAYSVAATLEGLTGIETRAEEPSVEVREAPFAVAAARARAVRRIAGEYWTL; encoded by the coding sequence GTGAGCGATCCGCTCGCGCACCTGATCACGCATCCGGAGTATCGCCTGCACCTGACGGCGCCCGGGCATCCCGAGCGCCCCGAGCGCCTTACCGCGATCGAGGCGCTGCTCCGCCGGACGCCGCTGTGGGATGCGGTCGGTCACGCGGAGCCGGCCCCAGTGGACGAGGAACTGCTCGAGCGCGTGCACACGCGATCGTACATCGCCCGGGTGCGTGAGACGGCCGCGTCGGGCGGCGGATACCTCGATCCCGATACGCCGGTCGCGCCGCCCTCCTACGCCGTGGCCCGCCGCGCCGCCGGGGGTGCCGCCCTCGCGGTCGACATCGTGGCGGACAAGGAGGGCGCCGTGACGTTCGCGCTGCTCCGTCCGCCGGGGCACCACGCCGGCGCCGCGGAGGGGAGGGGCTTCTGCCTCTTCAACAACGCCGCGCTCGCCGCGCGGCACGCCCTCGATACGCGCGGCGCGCGCCGCGTCTTCATCCTCGATTGGGACGTGCATCACGGCAACGGCACCCAGGAGATCTTCTACCGGGATCCCGCGGTCGTCTTCTGCTCGCTTCACCAAGAAGCGTGGTATCCGGGGACCGGGGCGCTCGAAGAAGCCGGGGAGGGGCCCGGCGAGGGCACGACGATCAACATTCCCTTGCCTGCCGGAGTGGGGGACGGCGGATATCTGCACGTGTTTGAGGAGGTCGTGCTTCCGCTCCTGCGCGCGGTCGCGCCGTCGCTCGTGGTGATCTCCGCCGGATTCGATGCGCACCACGCCGATCCGCTCGGCGGGATGATGCTGACGGCCCAGGGATTCGGCCGGCTGGCACGGCTCACGCGTGAGGCGGCGGGGAACACGCCGGTCGCCGCCGTGCTCGAGGGGGGGTACGACCTCAAGGCCCTGGCCTACTCGGTGGCCGCGACGCTCGAGGGGCTCACCGGAATCGAAACGCGCGCCGAGGAACCCTCCGTCGAGGTGCGGGAAGCGCCGTTCGCCGTTGCGGCCGCCCGCGCGCGCGCCGTCCGGCGGATCGCCGGCGAGTACTGGACGCTGTGA
- a CDS encoding PP2C family serine/threonine-protein phosphatase — translation MPDLVAHAAGRSDRGRVREVNEDRVLVLDDVGHGAALYAVADGLGGHAGGDVASTLAVETLETQVRVLLGQRIPPEAALVEALRRTNAAIYAGAQGSDRPGMATTCTAVLLRGSEAIVAHVGDSRAYLLRGPQTRQLTIDHSLAGELARHGELADGDVRNHAQRHVLTRALGTAREVEIDSASEPLRPGDVLVLTTDGLHNAVPADEIGRVVRSARELDEACAVLVGLANARGGVDNASAVVVRVSAGWPGRALRAMAPLVLAAFVAGGLAAYRLEHAYFLGIRGDRVAVMRGVPGRVLGVSLSGVMKITQVPVTRVPPAYRGPLSRGIPTPSPEAAETILRGLLSSGAR, via the coding sequence ATGCCGGATCTAGTCGCCCATGCCGCGGGCCGCAGCGACAGGGGGCGCGTGCGCGAGGTGAACGAGGATCGCGTGCTCGTGCTCGATGACGTGGGCCATGGTGCGGCGCTCTACGCGGTTGCCGACGGGCTGGGGGGCCATGCGGGGGGAGATGTCGCGAGCACGCTCGCGGTCGAGACCCTCGAGACGCAGGTTCGCGTCCTCCTGGGGCAGCGCATCCCGCCGGAGGCGGCGCTCGTGGAAGCGTTACGGCGGACGAACGCCGCGATCTACGCCGGCGCCCAAGGCTCCGACCGGCCGGGTATGGCGACGACGTGTACGGCTGTGCTGCTGCGGGGGAGCGAGGCGATCGTGGCCCACGTCGGCGACAGTCGCGCGTACCTGCTGCGCGGGCCCCAGACGAGGCAGCTCACGATCGACCACTCCCTGGCCGGTGAGCTGGCGCGCCATGGCGAACTGGCGGACGGCGATGTACGGAACCACGCGCAGCGACACGTCCTCACGCGGGCGCTCGGGACCGCGCGCGAGGTCGAGATCGACTCGGCGTCCGAACCGCTGAGGCCCGGCGATGTCCTCGTGTTGACCACGGATGGCCTACACAACGCGGTGCCGGCGGATGAGATCGGACGCGTCGTGCGGTCGGCGCGGGAGCTGGACGAAGCCTGCGCGGTGTTGGTGGGGTTGGCGAATGCGCGGGGCGGTGTCGACAACGCCTCGGCGGTGGTCGTCCGCGTGTCGGCCGGCTGGCCGGGGCGCGCGCTCCGCGCCATGGCCCCGCTGGTGTTGGCCGCGTTCGTGGCCGGAGGGCTCGCGGCGTATCGCCTCGAGCACGCCTATTTCCTCGGGATCCGGGGGGATCGCGTCGCGGTGATGCGGGGGGTCCCCGGACGGGTCCTGGGGGTGTCGCTCTCGGGCGTGATGAAAATCACGCAGGTGCCGGTGACCCGGGTGCCCCCTGCGTACCGCGGCCCGCTGTCCCGGGGGATCCCGACACCAAGCCCGGAAGCGGCGGAGACCATCCTGCGCGGCCTCCTCTCGTCCGGAGCCCGATGA